In Ovis aries strain OAR_USU_Benz2616 breed Rambouillet chromosome 13, ARS-UI_Ramb_v3.0, whole genome shotgun sequence, the following are encoded in one genomic region:
- the LOC132657582 gene encoding uncharacterized protein LOC132657582 isoform X3, translating to MDNTLPLTMVMFQWKKTDEGYEQARSPDAASVQLFSHCQSKPLRPESLAPAQAPVPRWSLYQLSHQGSRITGPQVTSGLPVINGHFRR from the exons ATGGACAACACTCTCCCCTTGACGATGGTGATGTTCCAGTGGAAGAAGACAGACGAGGGTTATGAACAAGCAAG GAGCCCAGATGCAGCCTCAGTACAGCTCTTCAGCCACTGCCAATCCAAGCCCCTAAGGCCTGA GTCCTTGGCCCCTGCTCAAGCTCCAGTTCCCAG gtggagtctttaccagctgagccaccagggaagccgcattACAGGCCCTCAAGTCACCTCAGGCTTGCCAGTCATAAACGGACATTTCCGACGATGA
- the LOC132657582 gene encoding uncharacterized protein LOC132657582 isoform X2, protein MDNTLPLTMVMFQWKKTDEGYEQARSPDAASVQLFSHCQSKPLRPENQVSGNAAAPHLSRPPLPSPLTVFLRSYHWSTAPGLEGIFPTQGLSPHLLRLLHGQASSLPLGHLGSPETVYLLVSLSACLTSMPADKHCAHPGHCVPSTQHTVLGPCSSSSSQVESLPAEPPGKPHYRPSSHLRLASHKRTFPTMI, encoded by the exons ATGGACAACACTCTCCCCTTGACGATGGTGATGTTCCAGTGGAAGAAGACAGACGAGGGTTATGAACAAGCAAG GAGCCCAGATGCAGCCTCAGTACAGCTCTTCAGCCACTGCCAATCCAAGCCCCTAAGGCCTGA GAATCAGGTCTCCGGAAATGCCGCCGCCCCCCACCTCTCCAGGCCGCCCTTGCCATCTCCTCTGACTGTGTTCCTCCGGTCATATCATTGGAGCACCGCCCCAGGCCTGGAG gggatcttcccgacccagggactaagcccacatctcctgcgtcttctgcacgggcaggcaagttctttacccctgggccacctgggaagccccgaaacTGTCTACTTACTGGTGTCCTTGTCTGCCTGCCTCACCAGCATGCCAGCAGACAAGCACTGTGCCCACCCTGGtcactgtgtccccagcacccagcacacg GTCCTTGGCCCCTGCTCAAGCTCCAGTTCCCAG gtggagtctttaccagctgagccaccagggaagccgcattACAGGCCCTCAAGTCACCTCAGGCTTGCCAGTCATAAACGGACATTTCCGACGATGATCTGA
- the LOC132657582 gene encoding uncharacterized protein LOC132657582 isoform X1 — translation MKQDKKELRRTPRTPNLAFLLCGSTRNKVLQRSRSPDAASVQLFSHCQSKPLRPENQVSGNAAAPHLSRPPLPSPLTVFLRSYHWSTAPGLEGIFPTQGLSPHLLRLLHGQASSLPLGHLGSPETVYLLVSLSACLTSMPADKHCAHPGHCVPSTQHTVLGPCSSSSSQVESLPAEPPGKPHYRPSSHLRLASHKRTFPTMI, via the exons ATGAAACAAGACAAGAAGGAGCTGAGGCGCACACCGAGGACCCCAAATTTGGCCTTCCTTCTTTGTGGCTCCACTAGGAACAAAGTGCTGCAGAGATCAAG GAGCCCAGATGCAGCCTCAGTACAGCTCTTCAGCCACTGCCAATCCAAGCCCCTAAGGCCTGA GAATCAGGTCTCCGGAAATGCCGCCGCCCCCCACCTCTCCAGGCCGCCCTTGCCATCTCCTCTGACTGTGTTCCTCCGGTCATATCATTGGAGCACCGCCCCAGGCCTGGAG gggatcttcccgacccagggactaagcccacatctcctgcgtcttctgcacgggcaggcaagttctttacccctgggccacctgggaagccccgaaacTGTCTACTTACTGGTGTCCTTGTCTGCCTGCCTCACCAGCATGCCAGCAGACAAGCACTGTGCCCACCCTGGtcactgtgtccccagcacccagcacacg GTCCTTGGCCCCTGCTCAAGCTCCAGTTCCCAG gtggagtctttaccagctgagccaccagggaagccgcattACAGGCCCTCAAGTCACCTCAGGCTTGCCAGTCATAAACGGACATTTCCGACGATGATCTGA